A stretch of Ipomoea triloba cultivar NCNSP0323 chromosome 11, ASM357664v1 DNA encodes these proteins:
- the LOC115996299 gene encoding cysteine-rich and transmembrane domain-containing protein WIH1-like, with protein MSNCNQATCPLPRPEMSPSMIPPSLHPPPPPPGYPVGDGGRVSGDVSTPGRTQSRGDGFWRGCCAALCCCCLLDACA; from the exons ATGAGCAATTGCAACCAAG CCACGTGTCCTTTGCCGAGGCCGGAGATGTCGCCGTCGATGATTCCGCCGTCGTTGCATCCACCGCCGCCACCTCCGGGTTATCCGGTGGGTGATGGCGGCCGAGTTAGTGGTGATGTTTCTACTCCGGGCCGTACTCAGTCAAGGGGTGATGGCTTTTGGAGGGGCTG TTGTGCTGCCTTGTGCTGTTGCTGCCTCCTGGATGCTTGTGCTTGA